In Mucilaginibacter celer, one DNA window encodes the following:
- a CDS encoding DUF5615 family PIN-like protein codes for MIRLIADENISWRLKELLPAWKILPVNEVKQRERLIDFKIWQYARVNQYLILTLDEEFWDLQNLNSFPPKIIWLRTGNSNTAAIASLLLKSEDLIKQFVGDGESGILELYL; via the coding sequence ATGATACGCCTCATTGCCGACGAAAACATTTCATGGCGTTTAAAAGAACTGCTTCCGGCATGGAAAATTTTGCCAGTAAATGAAGTTAAACAACGCGAGCGTTTAATAGATTTCAAGATCTGGCAATATGCAAGGGTAAATCAATACCTGATTTTAACGCTCGACGAGGAATTTTGGGACCTACAGAATTTAAATTCTTTTCCGCCCAAAATAATATGGCTGCGGACAGGTAACAGCAATACTGCGGCCATTGCCAGTTTGTTATTAAAATCAGAAGATTTGATTAAGCAATTTGTTGGGGATGGGGAATCGGGGATACTTGAGTTGTATCTGTAA
- a CDS encoding DUF433 domain-containing protein: MSQVDFKKFIEVDPEVRFGKPVIKGTRISVYDVLQLLASGLTHKEIIADFPQLKDKHILACLAYAANKERIIKVA, translated from the coding sequence GTCGCAAGTTGATTTTAAGAAATTTATCGAGGTTGATCCTGAGGTGAGGTTTGGTAAACCGGTAATTAAAGGTACGCGTATCAGCGTGTATGATGTATTGCAATTGCTTGCTTCCGGCTTAACGCATAAAGAGATCATTGCAGATTTCCCCCAGTTAAAAGACAAACACATATTGGCTTGCCTGGCTTATGCAGCTAATAAAGAACGAATAATAAAGGTTGCATGA
- a CDS encoding nuclear transport factor 2 family protein, producing MKKLIAAALILISLKSFAQQTEQDAIKQTINTMFTAMRKGDSTMLRSTFAKGIAFHSVANKKDGSTELEIENPDDFVKMVGTPHKGVYDERITFGDIKIDGPLASVWAPYKFYLDDKYSHCGVDVFQLMKTKDGWKIIYIVDTRRKDNCPE from the coding sequence ATGAAAAAACTTATCGCTGCCGCCCTCATCCTGATCTCCTTAAAATCTTTCGCTCAACAAACCGAGCAGGATGCCATCAAACAAACCATCAATACCATGTTTACCGCCATGCGTAAAGGCGATAGCACCATGCTACGCTCAACCTTTGCCAAAGGGATAGCTTTTCATAGCGTAGCCAACAAAAAAGATGGCTCGACAGAATTAGAGATTGAAAACCCGGATGATTTTGTAAAAATGGTGGGTACCCCGCACAAAGGCGTTTATGACGAGCGGATAACTTTTGGTGATATCAAAATTGATGGTCCGCTGGCCAGTGTTTGGGCACCGTATAAGTTTTATTTAGATGATAAATACAGCCATTGCGGTGTAGATGTTTTTCAATTGATGAAAACTAAGGATGGCTGGAAGATAATTTACATTGTAGATACCCGGCGGAAAGATAATTGCCCGGAATAG
- a CDS encoding Uma2 family endonuclease — protein sequence MKNIPYIPKTTMEVFKLLPEGTLCEVINNALYVSPSPTTDHQRILFDLAYQLRSAITNTGLGEVFIAPCDVYLDAEQSVVQPDIIFIRHDHKNLIQRKGIFGSPDLVIEILSSNKNYDKEKKFELYERNGVAEYIVVDADNKEVLHYLLVNGKYETQSDSASGKMVISQTALTIAF from the coding sequence ATGAAAAACATTCCGTATATACCCAAAACAACTATGGAAGTATTCAAGCTGCTTCCAGAAGGCACTTTATGTGAGGTGATAAACAATGCGCTTTATGTGTCGCCCTCGCCTACTACCGATCATCAACGTATCTTATTCGACCTTGCGTACCAACTCAGATCCGCAATAACAAATACAGGTTTAGGAGAGGTTTTTATCGCACCCTGCGATGTTTATCTTGACGCGGAACAAAGCGTGGTGCAACCAGATATTATTTTTATCAGACACGATCATAAAAACCTTATTCAAAGAAAAGGGATTTTTGGTTCGCCTGATTTGGTGATCGAGATCCTTTCCTCAAACAAGAATTACGATAAGGAGAAAAAGTTTGAGCTTTATGAGCGCAATGGTGTGGCAGAATATATTGTAGTCGATGCCGATAACAAAGAAGTGCTGCACTATTTGCTGGTTAATGGCAAATATGAAACACAATCTGATTCGGCAAGTGGAAAGATGGTTATCAGCCAAACAGCGTTAACTATTGCTTTTTAA